A genome region from Streptomyces xanthophaeus includes the following:
- a CDS encoding calcium-binding protein: MPDPEHQRATEPGHRPRRVAAAGLACALAAGSFVLLGTGDVNARAVTCLGVPATLVVATPGTTTDGTPGDDVIVGTPGPDTIHGQGGNDLICGLAGDDILIGGLGNDTVDGSAGADQLRGDSFSPTGDASGGGNDRLLGGDGDDQFTGDSYAPGGNATGGGNDQLIGGPGNDRMTGDSRGLSAVGGGADRIDAGPGDDALLGDSGAFAGNATGAGSDVLLGGPGAETMTGDSEAAQNAIGSGGDDLLDLGADGGVSAIGDHTVTNPAGGRATGAGNDRIIGGAADEFLVGDSGPADARRTAAGNDTISGGAGNDRVFGDNVDLTGTASAGRAGGADFLDGGEGIDTLAAGPAGDFLTGGPDGPDGPDACDGEGGTDFATACESLAGLP, from the coding sequence ATGCCCGACCCGGAACATCAGCGTGCGACCGAGCCGGGACATCGCCCGCGCCGGGTGGCCGCCGCCGGCCTCGCCTGCGCCCTTGCCGCCGGATCCTTCGTCCTCCTCGGGACCGGGGACGTCAATGCACGGGCGGTGACCTGCCTCGGCGTCCCCGCCACCCTCGTCGTCGCCACCCCCGGCACCACCACCGACGGAACCCCGGGCGACGACGTGATCGTGGGCACGCCGGGCCCGGACACGATCCACGGCCAGGGCGGCAACGACCTGATCTGCGGGCTCGCGGGCGACGACATCCTGATCGGCGGACTCGGCAACGACACCGTCGACGGCTCCGCGGGCGCCGACCAGCTGCGCGGTGACAGCTTCAGCCCCACCGGCGACGCCTCGGGCGGCGGCAACGACCGCCTCCTCGGAGGCGACGGGGACGACCAGTTCACCGGCGACAGCTACGCGCCCGGCGGCAATGCCACGGGCGGCGGCAACGATCAGCTGATCGGCGGCCCCGGCAACGACCGGATGACAGGGGACAGCAGAGGACTGAGCGCGGTGGGCGGCGGAGCCGACCGGATCGACGCCGGCCCGGGCGACGACGCCCTGCTCGGTGACTCCGGCGCCTTCGCTGGCAACGCCACGGGCGCCGGGAGCGACGTACTGCTCGGAGGGCCCGGGGCCGAGACCATGACCGGGGACAGCGAGGCCGCGCAGAACGCCATCGGCAGCGGCGGCGACGACCTGCTGGACCTCGGCGCCGACGGCGGGGTTTCGGCGATCGGCGACCACACCGTCACCAACCCGGCGGGCGGCCGCGCGACCGGCGCCGGGAACGACCGGATCATCGGCGGCGCCGCCGACGAATTCCTCGTCGGCGACAGCGGCCCCGCCGACGCGCGCCGCACCGCCGCGGGCAACGACACCATCAGCGGTGGCGCCGGGAACGACCGCGTCTTCGGCGACAACGTCGACCTCACCGGAACGGCGAGCGCGGGAAGGGCCGGAGGCGCGGACTTCCTCGACGGCGGCGAGGGCATCGACACCCTCGCGGCCGGCCCCGCCGGCGACTTCCTCACCGGAGGCCCGGACGGCCCGGACGGCCCGGACGCCTGCGACGGCGAAGGCGGAACCGACTTCGCCACCGCCTGCGAATCCCTGGCCGGCCTGCCTTAG
- a CDS encoding acyltransferase family protein, which translates to MSASASLAPLRKAAARIDGRTPAHRDRAIDGLRALALLAVPTGHWLLGGFTLDSDGGLHNASPLSAFGGLAPASWVLQMLGIFFLVGGYASALSFGRRTGSTGAWLKGRVVRLGRPVLGVTAVWALAAPVLYAAGVPEASLRTGATLVVQPLWFVGVYVVVTALTPYCVRAARRLGGWAAAPLLGSVAVVDFLRYGPLADSVPSWLAVVNILPGWLFAYQLGVSWGERRIGRRGAWLLLAGGTLLFAALLTVFHYPASMVGVPGAARTNSHPPSLLVLALASAQSGAAILLRDRLAKLLARPALWAPVVVINLSAMTILCWHQTAMLAAAVPGSFVGELAGLTTAPDSLGWIGARLAWMPVFAALLVALARYARRFEAPPREGRRAGALRRTVAGLLAAGFAVFALGLA; encoded by the coding sequence ATGAGCGCCTCCGCCTCCCTGGCCCCGCTGCGCAAGGCCGCCGCGCGGATCGACGGCCGGACCCCCGCCCACCGTGACCGGGCGATCGACGGGCTGCGCGCCCTGGCGCTGCTGGCCGTACCCACCGGCCACTGGCTGCTCGGCGGCTTCACCCTCGACTCCGACGGCGGCCTGCACAACGCCAGCCCGCTGTCCGCGTTCGGCGGCCTGGCCCCGGCGAGCTGGGTGCTCCAGATGCTGGGCATCTTCTTCCTCGTCGGCGGGTACGCCTCGGCGCTCTCCTTCGGCCGCCGCACGGGGTCGACCGGCGCCTGGCTGAAGGGCCGCGTCGTCCGGCTGGGGCGGCCCGTGCTCGGGGTGACCGCGGTGTGGGCGCTGGCCGCGCCCGTGCTGTACGCGGCCGGGGTGCCGGAGGCGTCGCTGCGGACCGGGGCGACGCTGGTGGTCCAACCGCTGTGGTTCGTCGGGGTGTACGTGGTGGTCACCGCGCTGACCCCGTACTGCGTGCGCGCGGCACGGCGCCTCGGCGGCTGGGCGGCCGCCCCGCTGCTCGGTTCCGTCGCCGTGGTGGACTTCCTGCGCTACGGGCCGCTCGCCGACTCCGTGCCGTCGTGGCTCGCCGTGGTGAACATCCTGCCGGGCTGGCTGTTCGCGTACCAGCTGGGCGTCTCCTGGGGCGAGCGGCGGATCGGGCGGCGCGGGGCCTGGCTGCTGCTGGCGGGTGGGACGCTGCTGTTCGCCGCGCTGCTGACCGTCTTCCACTATCCGGCGTCGATGGTGGGCGTACCGGGTGCGGCGCGCACCAACTCGCACCCTCCGTCGCTGCTGGTACTGGCCCTGGCCTCGGCGCAGTCGGGCGCGGCGATCCTGCTGCGCGACCGGCTGGCTAAGCTGCTGGCGCGGCCCGCCCTGTGGGCCCCGGTGGTCGTGATCAACCTGTCCGCGATGACGATCCTGTGCTGGCACCAGACGGCGATGCTGGCCGCGGCCGTGCCCGGCTCGTTCGTGGGTGAACTGGCCGGGCTCACGACGGCGCCGGACAGCCTGGGCTGGATCGGGGCACGGCTGGCGTGGATGCCCGTGTTCGCGGCGCTGTTGGTCGCTCTCGCCCGCTACGCGCGGCGGTTCGAGGCCCCGCCGCGGGAGGGGCGCCGGGCGGGCGCGCTGCGCCGGACCGTGGCCGGACTGCTGGCGGCGGGGTTCGCGGTGTTCGCGCTGGGCCTCGCCTGA
- a CDS encoding sensor histidine kinase, with protein sequence MSDEPRTRLPSRTRERIRTSSAAGARVPGALTRLAVVLRTPAGAAQPLFGQAPRRWQRALPFVVVGIFVVTLLPVTIAVLSNDYGTGGGWAGALGVAQTVPLLLALTRPLHAWVVVLTADIVAAVLLIGADKVTGHSWPWPPMTIVGYLVLMACLGLREPVRTLVGVWLVTGVVGTVLGFSEPAGVMNTNALLFVLSGVMLVLTGALRGLGDAQQRVAEQESISEAERSRRTLLEERARIARELHDVVAHHMSVITVQADSAPYRVPGMSDPVREEFAAIAASARESLGEMRRLLTVLRGDGADGAGGGADGERAPQPGIDRLQQLVEATVRAGQPVELSLAAGAAGAAPPAVDLSAYRIVQEALANVVRHAPGAPTRVSVTVDEDEVLVLVVNGPARDAVVELESSGTGHGLVGMRERVRLTGGTLDTGPLPDGGFRVAARLPLNDPTEDSM encoded by the coding sequence ATGAGCGACGAACCCCGCACCCGGCTGCCCAGCCGCACCCGCGAACGCATCCGTACCTCCTCGGCGGCCGGTGCCCGGGTGCCCGGCGCGCTGACGCGGCTCGCCGTGGTGCTGCGCACGCCCGCCGGGGCGGCGCAGCCCTTGTTCGGGCAGGCGCCCAGGCGGTGGCAGCGGGCGCTGCCGTTCGTCGTCGTCGGCATCTTCGTCGTCACCCTGCTGCCGGTGACGATCGCGGTGCTGTCCAACGACTACGGAACGGGCGGCGGCTGGGCGGGTGCGCTGGGAGTGGCGCAGACCGTGCCGCTGCTCCTCGCGCTGACCCGGCCGCTGCACGCCTGGGTCGTCGTCCTGACCGCCGACATCGTCGCCGCGGTGCTGCTGATCGGCGCCGACAAGGTGACCGGGCATTCCTGGCCGTGGCCGCCTATGACCATCGTCGGCTACCTGGTGCTGATGGCCTGCCTGGGACTGCGCGAGCCCGTCCGGACCCTGGTCGGGGTGTGGCTGGTGACCGGTGTCGTCGGTACGGTGCTGGGCTTCTCCGAGCCCGCGGGCGTGATGAACACCAACGCCCTGCTCTTCGTGCTCAGCGGCGTCATGCTGGTCCTGACGGGCGCGCTGCGCGGACTCGGCGACGCGCAGCAGCGGGTCGCCGAGCAGGAGAGCATCAGCGAGGCGGAGCGGTCGCGGCGGACCCTGCTGGAGGAACGGGCCCGGATCGCACGCGAGTTGCACGATGTGGTGGCCCATCACATGTCGGTGATCACCGTGCAGGCCGATTCGGCGCCCTACCGGGTTCCGGGCATGTCGGACCCCGTACGGGAGGAGTTCGCGGCGATCGCGGCGAGCGCACGGGAGTCGCTGGGCGAGATGCGGCGGCTGTTGACCGTGCTGCGCGGCGACGGCGCGGACGGGGCGGGCGGCGGCGCCGACGGCGAGCGGGCCCCGCAGCCGGGGATCGACCGGCTCCAGCAGCTGGTGGAGGCGACCGTACGGGCCGGGCAGCCGGTGGAGCTGTCGCTGGCGGCCGGGGCGGCCGGGGCGGCGCCGCCGGCGGTGGACCTGTCGGCGTACCGGATCGTGCAGGAGGCCCTGGCCAATGTGGTGCGGCACGCGCCCGGCGCCCCCACCCGGGTCTCGGTGACGGTGGACGAGGACGAGGTCCTCGTGCTCGTGGTCAACGGTCCGGCGCGGGACGCCGTGGTGGAGCTGGAGAGTTCGGGCACGGGGCACGGTCTGGTGGGCATGCGCGAGCGCGTACGGTTGACCGGCGGCACGCTCGACACGGGCCCGCTGCCCGACGGCGGCTTCCGGGTCGCCGCCCGGCTGCCCTTGAACGATCCGACCGAGGACTCGATGTGA
- a CDS encoding alpha/beta hydrolase, with product MRRFGRTMVTAALAVALVGGTAGWASGDSQAAVTGPPPGTAAWLADTASGRLLPDPASAAPREVAAFFAGLDDAARRELLRSHPLVVGNLEGAPLPLRYEANRIALAATGEARYASLAAPDRQILAFDPRGRGQVAEVFGDLEHAEHVSVIVPGSDNDAATYDVPRKPYTGPAGMARALREATGTGTATGTGTGTGTGTGGSTAVVAWIGYTTPVGVGLDAADGRLARAGATRLARFTAGLDAVGAPDPVLFCHSYGSVVCGLAARHTDAADLVAFGSPGMRADTAAGLHTGARVWAARGPSDWIADVPNVEFAGIGHGADPTSAAFGARRVPAADVQGHTGYFMPGTQSLAAFAAIAKGEAR from the coding sequence ATGCGCCGCTTCGGAAGGACGATGGTCACGGCTGCGCTGGCGGTGGCCCTCGTCGGGGGGACCGCCGGGTGGGCCTCGGGCGACAGCCAGGCTGCGGTCACCGGACCGCCGCCGGGCACCGCCGCCTGGCTGGCCGACACGGCGTCCGGCCGGCTGCTGCCCGATCCGGCGAGCGCCGCACCGCGCGAGGTGGCCGCCTTCTTCGCCGGGCTGGACGACGCGGCTCGCCGGGAACTGCTGCGGTCCCACCCGCTGGTGGTGGGCAACCTGGAGGGGGCACCGCTCCCCCTGCGGTACGAGGCCAACCGGATCGCCCTGGCGGCCACGGGTGAGGCGCGCTACGCCTCCCTCGCCGCGCCGGACCGGCAGATCCTGGCCTTCGACCCGCGCGGCCGGGGTCAGGTGGCCGAGGTGTTCGGGGACCTGGAGCACGCGGAGCACGTCTCGGTGATCGTGCCGGGTTCGGACAACGACGCCGCCACCTACGACGTCCCGCGCAAGCCCTACACCGGCCCGGCCGGGATGGCCCGCGCCCTGCGCGAGGCGACCGGAACCGGGACCGCGACCGGTACGGGCACCGGTACGGGGACCGGGACCGGCGGGTCCACCGCCGTCGTCGCGTGGATCGGTTACACGACCCCGGTCGGCGTCGGCCTGGACGCGGCCGACGGCCGCCTCGCCCGGGCCGGAGCCACCCGGCTGGCCCGTTTCACGGCGGGACTCGACGCGGTCGGCGCGCCCGACCCGGTGCTGTTCTGCCACAGCTACGGCTCGGTGGTGTGCGGGCTCGCGGCCCGGCACACCGACGCCGCCGACCTCGTGGCCTTCGGCTCCCCCGGAATGCGCGCCGACACCGCGGCCGGCCTACACACGGGAGCCCGCGTCTGGGCGGCGCGGGGCCCCTCCGACTGGATCGCCGACGTCCCGAACGTCGAATTCGCCGGGATCGGCCACGGCGCCGACCCCACCTCCGCGGCCTTCGGCGCCCGCCGGGTGCCTGCGGCCGACGTACAGGGCCACACCGGCTACTTCATGCCCGGCACCCAGTCCCTGGCGGCCTTCGCCGCCATCGCGAAGGGAGAGGCCCGATGA
- a CDS encoding winged helix-turn-helix domain-containing protein: MLRFHFAAEDLALVRVAVLGPLAETQLSLWNLQRSDGKALFGGWRARTGPLVSSDGPDTARFLGRPAGGLVDLFTLVGAAGCMDEGVERLSRAPERRLRAEFAVLPCRDRWRAPWLTEAMNADPRAVRRLAASLQDCHRVAVAPYWGRIHQHLDGEVARRGRLMVEGGVGALLDSLRPMAVWKSPVLEIPDYRPLVHPEADFHLAGRPLVLAPSVFCGPVPQLFAGPRSDIVVMVYPALHDPVEAAGLWAPPTDSRQVDSPVPPALSALLGRTRAVVLCVIADHPACTTTQLARRAGISPASASEHATTLRGAGLTALARERKAALHTLTHLGSTLLNSN, translated from the coding sequence GTGCTGCGGTTTCATTTCGCTGCAGAGGATCTGGCGCTGGTGAGGGTCGCTGTTCTGGGTCCGCTCGCGGAGACTCAGCTGAGCTTGTGGAATCTCCAGCGGAGCGACGGCAAGGCGCTGTTCGGCGGCTGGCGTGCGCGCACGGGCCCCTTGGTCTCCAGCGACGGGCCGGACACGGCCCGGTTTCTGGGCCGACCTGCCGGGGGGCTGGTGGATCTGTTCACTCTGGTGGGCGCGGCAGGCTGTATGGACGAGGGAGTGGAGCGGCTGAGCAGGGCGCCGGAGCGCCGGCTGCGCGCGGAGTTCGCCGTACTTCCGTGCAGGGACAGGTGGCGGGCGCCGTGGCTGACCGAGGCGATGAATGCCGACCCGCGGGCCGTGCGAAGGCTGGCCGCCTCGCTGCAGGACTGCCACCGCGTCGCGGTGGCCCCCTACTGGGGGCGAATCCACCAGCACCTGGACGGGGAGGTGGCTCGGCGGGGGCGGCTCATGGTGGAGGGCGGGGTGGGGGCATTGCTCGACAGCCTGCGCCCGATGGCCGTGTGGAAGTCGCCCGTGCTGGAGATCCCGGACTACCGGCCGCTGGTCCACCCGGAGGCCGACTTCCACCTGGCGGGCCGTCCGCTCGTTCTGGCCCCATCGGTGTTCTGCGGTCCGGTTCCGCAGTTGTTCGCCGGCCCCCGGTCCGACATCGTCGTCATGGTGTATCCGGCGCTGCACGACCCGGTGGAGGCGGCCGGCCTGTGGGCTCCCCCCACCGATTCACGCCAGGTCGATTCTCCTGTACCACCGGCTCTGTCCGCGCTCCTCGGCCGTACCAGGGCGGTCGTGTTGTGCGTGATAGCCGACCATCCGGCGTGCACCACTACGCAGCTTGCCCGAAGGGCAGGTATTTCACCGGCCAGCGCGAGCGAGCACGCCACCACGCTGCGCGGCGCCGGGCTGACCGCCCTCGCCCGGGAGCGGAAGGCTGCCCTTCATACGTTGACCCATCTCGGGTCCACTCTGCTGAACTCCAACTGA
- a CDS encoding DUF4839 domain-containing protein yields MADEIKYEYKTVKTVRGTDGLVISKLRKDGWELVEQSHSTLRSTLDFRRPKKPQPWLLIGVAAATLVILAVVIGTASALGDGGEKKDRSDNSTATASDKPSATATATATATATATATGSAATEVITPQNDPEFAALLLKPDSCDSANLDFATRHKGRTVAFDGSIVSMAPHGDYDTRYDFLLAPGDKGPKTEVGPAFKYEDVDVFGLKLTGKKIPAAVGAGDTFHFVAEVGEFNAAQCVFFLDPVSTEAR; encoded by the coding sequence ATGGCCGACGAGATCAAGTATGAGTACAAGACCGTGAAGACAGTTCGCGGCACCGACGGCTTGGTGATCTCGAAGTTGCGGAAGGACGGCTGGGAGCTCGTGGAGCAGTCTCACAGCACGCTGCGCTCCACCCTCGACTTCCGTCGGCCGAAGAAGCCTCAGCCGTGGCTCCTGATCGGCGTGGCGGCCGCCACCCTCGTGATCCTGGCCGTCGTCATCGGTACCGCCTCTGCCCTCGGCGACGGAGGGGAGAAGAAGGACCGGTCGGACAACTCGACGGCCACTGCGAGCGACAAGCCTTCCGCTACGGCGACAGCGACAGCGACAGCGACAGCGACAGCGACAGCGACCGGTTCGGCTGCCACTGAGGTGATCACGCCTCAGAACGACCCTGAGTTCGCGGCGCTGCTGCTGAAGCCGGACTCGTGCGACAGCGCGAACCTGGACTTCGCGACCAGGCACAAGGGTCGGACGGTCGCGTTCGACGGGTCGATCGTGAGCATGGCACCCCACGGTGACTACGACACCCGCTACGACTTCCTCCTGGCCCCGGGCGACAAGGGGCCGAAGACGGAGGTCGGCCCGGCCTTCAAGTACGAGGACGTCGACGTCTTCGGCCTGAAACTGACCGGCAAGAAGATCCCGGCCGCCGTCGGCGCCGGCGATACGTTCCACTTCGTCGCCGAGGTGGGCGAATTCAACGCGGCCCAGTGCGTCTTCTTCCTCGATCCCGTCTCTACGGAAGCCCGGTAG
- a CDS encoding DUF350 domain-containing protein translates to MSDIINGLGRTSAYGALGLVLLILGIVLVDVLTPGKLPQQIWEERNRNAALFLSSALLGIGGIVFTSIWTTYADFGKGLLSTAAFGVLGLILMAVAFLVLDLVTPGKLGAIVVDPEPHPAVWVSAACNLAVAAIVAASIA, encoded by the coding sequence ATGAGCGACATCATCAACGGACTTGGCCGCACCAGCGCCTACGGCGCCCTCGGCCTGGTGCTGCTGATCCTCGGCATCGTCCTCGTGGACGTGCTGACGCCCGGGAAGCTTCCCCAGCAGATCTGGGAGGAGCGCAACCGCAACGCGGCCCTCTTCCTCAGCTCCGCGCTCCTCGGCATCGGCGGCATCGTCTTCACCTCGATCTGGACGACGTACGCGGACTTCGGCAAGGGCCTGCTGTCCACCGCGGCGTTCGGCGTGCTCGGCCTGATCCTGATGGCGGTGGCCTTCCTCGTGCTCGACCTGGTGACCCCCGGCAAGCTCGGCGCCATCGTCGTGGACCCGGAACCCCACCCGGCTGTCTGGGTCTCGGCCGCCTGCAACCTCGCCGTGGCCGCGATCGTCGCCGCCTCGATCGCCTGA
- a CDS encoding AEC family transporter — translation MGGAAALEKLVPVLLAFGGGVLLARRKIVPAEASKVFSDYAFLFAVPCYLFGNIYASDLGALFNWRAIGGYAGAAALAVVAVAVAAVAHGLREPRDVALRVMAGVQVNTAYFAVPVFITVFGTAAPIFPILLFQVCVLSLVVIALMELGRAGPAAGGPGRRLSRAVGASLATPLVLACNAGILLNLLSVRVPAVALDGAAFVGDSASPVALFALGLHLGGLGLDLRGTTREELALIGFKCLAFPLLTWAVCGLLFGVRGEWLAYLVLIAAMPTPQNLFIFAQRYDVGVDLSASIVIKSSLVSLLLLPLWLQTVAV, via the coding sequence ATGGGTGGCGCGGCGGCGTTGGAGAAACTGGTGCCGGTGCTGCTGGCGTTCGGCGGCGGGGTGCTGCTCGCCCGCCGGAAGATCGTTCCGGCCGAGGCCTCCAAGGTCTTCTCCGACTACGCCTTCCTCTTCGCCGTCCCCTGCTACCTCTTCGGCAACATCTACGCCAGCGACCTCGGGGCCCTGTTCAACTGGCGGGCCATCGGCGGCTACGCCGGAGCCGCGGCCCTCGCCGTGGTGGCGGTGGCCGTGGCGGCGGTCGCCCACGGCCTGCGCGAGCCCCGCGACGTGGCGCTGCGCGTGATGGCGGGAGTCCAGGTGAACACCGCCTACTTCGCCGTCCCCGTCTTCATCACCGTCTTCGGGACGGCGGCGCCGATCTTCCCGATCCTGCTGTTCCAGGTCTGCGTCCTGTCCCTGGTCGTCATCGCCCTCATGGAACTGGGCCGCGCGGGCCCCGCGGCCGGCGGCCCGGGCCGCCGCCTCTCCCGCGCCGTCGGCGCCTCGCTCGCGACCCCGCTGGTCCTCGCCTGCAACGCGGGGATCCTGCTCAACCTGCTCTCGGTACGGGTCCCGGCCGTCGCCCTGGACGGCGCCGCGTTCGTCGGGGACAGCGCCTCGCCGGTGGCCCTGTTCGCCCTCGGCCTCCACCTGGGCGGCCTCGGCCTCGACCTGCGGGGCACCACGCGCGAGGAACTCGCCCTCATCGGCTTCAAGTGCCTGGCGTTCCCGCTGCTGACCTGGGCGGTCTGCGGGCTGCTCTTCGGTGTGCGGGGCGAGTGGCTCGCGTACCTCGTCCTGATCGCGGCGATGCCGACCCCGCAGAACCTGTTCATCTTCGCCCAGCGCTACGACGTCGGCGTCGACCTCTCCGCCTCGATCGTGATCAAGAGCTCGCTCGTGTCGCTCCTGTTGCTGCCCCTGTGGCTGCAGACGGTGGCCGTATGA
- a CDS encoding GNAT family N-acetyltransferase, translating to MVKVRAARPAEAEDLTGLVMRSKAHWGYDAAFLAACAPELRIRAADVTARRIVVAENGRGEVLGIASLEGTPPLAALGLLFVEPSAIGRGVGRLLYRDALRRAADLGVRQLVIDSDPHAAGFYRAMGAVAAAETETAAAPDVEAGAPSLVRFEAAPVPLAGWAQAWTGGGRAVHLGNVGEFNAQFADATLDREQRPAHHYACLAAFYSPYPAALVLPRPVPRGWTELVCRQLGWTGVEVYDGLLDADPGLTDAVRARPALAALLTGAGLPLVPWGRTRPFGRLSGRPWQPGELRYESKSAAHALFGRILADGGHPGIVLPRQWRADGRWAAARMLAARTRAGESTVLKSEHGVGGSGTTVVTPERVRAAGGARAVLRRLPRGPLLVEEYVGGGPVSGADEGPRDLTYDGFVDDAGRAHEVGGAVMDVADGCYRGATVGPGVVPAWAEEPLTAFGAAVGGELAQSGYRGWFDVDFVADGAGRLAPTETNLRLTGPSIAFMVAARLDALRGAGHLVRIADRVELGARLPEAQLDELCAALVRGCAELGAVFVPAIPTGAFEPAPWLGVLVAARSREVLDAAESLVRAEALAVGAMFGPPRSSGRRS from the coding sequence TTGGTAAAGGTCAGGGCAGCGCGGCCGGCCGAGGCGGAGGACCTGACCGGGCTGGTGATGCGGTCCAAGGCGCACTGGGGGTACGACGCCGCCTTCCTGGCCGCGTGCGCGCCGGAATTGCGGATCCGGGCCGCCGACGTGACGGCCCGCCGTATCGTCGTGGCCGAAAACGGGCGGGGAGAGGTGCTCGGGATCGCTTCGCTGGAGGGGACTCCCCCGCTGGCGGCGCTCGGGCTGCTCTTCGTGGAGCCGTCGGCCATCGGCCGGGGTGTGGGCCGGCTGCTGTACCGGGACGCGCTGCGGCGGGCCGCGGACCTGGGGGTGCGGCAGCTGGTGATCGACTCCGACCCGCACGCGGCCGGGTTCTACCGGGCGATGGGGGCGGTGGCCGCGGCGGAGACGGAGACGGCGGCCGCACCGGACGTGGAAGCCGGCGCTCCGTCCCTGGTCCGGTTCGAGGCGGCTCCCGTCCCGCTCGCCGGCTGGGCGCAGGCCTGGACCGGTGGCGGGCGGGCCGTGCACCTGGGCAATGTCGGCGAGTTCAACGCGCAGTTCGCCGACGCCACCCTGGACCGGGAGCAGCGGCCCGCACACCACTACGCGTGCCTCGCCGCCTTCTACAGCCCCTACCCGGCCGCGCTGGTACTGCCACGGCCGGTTCCGCGGGGCTGGACGGAGCTGGTCTGCCGGCAACTGGGCTGGACCGGGGTCGAGGTGTACGACGGCCTGCTGGACGCGGATCCCGGCCTCACCGATGCCGTACGGGCCCGGCCGGCGCTGGCCGCGCTGCTCACGGGAGCCGGGCTGCCCCTCGTACCGTGGGGGCGCACCCGGCCGTTCGGGCGGCTGTCGGGCCGTCCGTGGCAGCCCGGGGAGCTGCGCTACGAGTCGAAGTCCGCGGCGCACGCCCTCTTCGGGCGGATCCTGGCGGACGGCGGGCATCCCGGGATCGTGCTCCCCCGGCAGTGGCGGGCCGACGGGCGGTGGGCGGCGGCCCGGATGCTGGCGGCCAGGACCAGGGCGGGCGAGAGCACCGTTCTGAAATCGGAGCACGGTGTCGGGGGTTCGGGCACCACGGTGGTCACCCCCGAGCGGGTCCGTGCCGCGGGCGGGGCACGGGCCGTGCTGCGGCGGCTGCCGCGCGGGCCGCTGCTGGTGGAGGAGTACGTCGGCGGCGGTCCGGTGTCCGGCGCCGACGAGGGGCCACGGGATCTGACGTACGACGGCTTCGTGGACGACGCGGGCCGCGCGCACGAGGTGGGCGGGGCGGTGATGGACGTGGCGGACGGCTGCTACCGGGGTGCCACGGTGGGTCCCGGGGTGGTGCCCGCGTGGGCGGAGGAGCCCCTCACCGCCTTCGGTGCGGCGGTGGGCGGGGAGCTGGCGCAATCCGGATACCGGGGCTGGTTCGACGTGGACTTCGTAGCCGACGGTGCGGGGCGGCTCGCGCCGACCGAGACGAACCTGCGGCTGACCGGGCCGTCCATCGCCTTCATGGTGGCGGCCCGGCTCGACGCGCTGCGGGGCGCGGGGCACCTCGTACGGATCGCCGACCGGGTGGAGCTGGGCGCGCGGCTTCCCGAGGCGCAGCTGGACGAGTTGTGCGCGGCGCTGGTCCGGGGCTGCGCGGAGCTCGGGGCGGTGTTCGTCCCCGCGATCCCGACCGGGGCCTTCGAACCGGCGCCCTGGCTGGGTGTGCTGGTGGCCGCGCGCAGCAGGGAGGTGCTGGACGCGGCCGAGTCGCTGGTGCGGGCCGAGGCCCTGGCGGTCGGAGCGATGTTCGGCCCGCCCCGGTCCTCCGGCCGCAGATCGTGA
- a CDS encoding response regulator, with amino-acid sequence MTIRVIIVDDQAMVRAGFAALLSAQADIDVVGEAPDGRQGVQVSRSTHPDVVLMDVRMPEMDGLTAAREILDPPPGVVHRPKVLMLTTFDIDDYVYEALRAGASGFLLKDAPPADLIAAVRVVASGEALLAPSVTRRLIADFVQQRPAPRKDPALRLKGLTPRETEVLELIARGLSNQEIAAHLVLAEQTVKTHIGRVLAKLDLRDRAQAVIFAYEAGLVRPGDSG; translated from the coding sequence GTGACCATCCGCGTGATCATCGTCGACGACCAGGCCATGGTGCGGGCCGGGTTCGCCGCCCTGCTGTCGGCGCAGGCCGACATCGACGTGGTGGGCGAGGCCCCCGACGGGCGGCAGGGGGTACAGGTGTCGCGCTCCACGCACCCCGATGTGGTGCTGATGGACGTGCGGATGCCGGAGATGGACGGGCTCACGGCCGCCCGGGAGATCCTCGATCCCCCGCCCGGGGTGGTGCACCGGCCGAAGGTGCTGATGCTGACCACCTTCGACATCGACGACTACGTGTACGAGGCGCTGCGCGCGGGAGCCTCCGGGTTCCTGCTCAAGGACGCCCCGCCGGCCGATCTGATCGCGGCGGTCCGGGTGGTCGCCTCGGGCGAGGCGCTGCTGGCGCCCTCGGTGACCCGACGGCTGATCGCGGACTTCGTCCAGCAGCGCCCGGCGCCGCGCAAGGACCCCGCGCTGCGGCTGAAGGGGCTCACCCCGCGCGAGACCGAGGTGTTGGAACTCATCGCGCGCGGGCTGTCGAACCAGGAGATCGCGGCTCACCTGGTGCTGGCGGAGCAGACGGTGAAGACGCACATCGGGCGGGTGCTGGCCAAGCTGGACCTGCGGGACCGGGCCCAGGCCGTGATCTTCGCGTACGAGGCAGGGCTGGTGCGGCCGGGCGACTCCGGCTGA